Proteins encoded by one window of Cheilinus undulatus linkage group 13, ASM1832078v1, whole genome shotgun sequence:
- the vcpip1 gene encoding deubiquitinating protein VCPIP1: MSLLQSSKKKDKRILSGTCPDPKCQARLFFPAYGSISIECTECGQRHEQKSLLNVEEVTDPDVVLHNLLRNALLGVTGAPKKGTELVKVMGLSNYHCKLLSPVLTRYGMDKQTGKAKLLREMNQGEMFDCSLLGDRAFLIEPDHVSTMGYGKDRSGSLIYLHDTLEEVKKANSNRECLIPVHVDGDGHCLVHAVSRALVGRELFWHALRENLKQNFKQNLDSYKALFQDFIDSAEWEDIINECDPLFIPPEGVPLGLRNIHIFGLANVLHRPIILLDSLSGMRSSGDYSATFLPGLVAEEQCKGKDGKLNKPICIAWSSSSRNHYIPLVGIKNSVLPKLPPRLLPKAWGVPQELIKKYIKLESDGSCVIGGDRSLQDKYLMRLVNAMEEVFMEKHSIHPSLVADVHQYVYRRTGVIGIQPEEVTEAAKKSVMENRLHRCLICGALSELHVPSEWLIPGGKLYNLAKSTHGQLRPDKNYSFPLNNVVCSYDPHRDVLIPDYKLSSLNTCNWCHGTSVRHIRGNGSVVYLDGDRTNTRSQGGKCGCGFKHYWEGKEYDNLPEAFPITLEWGGRVVRETVYWFQYETDLALNSNVYDVAMKLVTKHFPGEFGSEILVQKVVNTILHHTAKKNPDEYNPVSIDGAHAQRLTDTTETPQVTDPQPPTKIILTGQKAKTLHKEELTMSRAERSIQQSISEQALVSQKRRTDKLKQEQKPHARASSPSGSPETSSSSAPATPTKSSSPSSSSKEKKIRVTTNDGRQAMLTLQAHTTFSELQRSITNQFGVPPEQQCIRYGFPPKELSPPKDSEENEPVALQHGDRVTVEILRGPEDHKSPASSIPRASSSHSALHSVKSEDSGRMSSRELQDSIDLEMSSLCLLATLMGEDVWSYAKKLPHLFQQGGVFYNIVKKDMGLMDGKHCTLPHLTGKTFVYNAAEERLELCVDAAGHFPVGPDVEELVKEAVVQLRSEAASRGSREGSPSHGVLRLGSGGVVRKKEQLQNVTAFQGKGHSLGSAGGSSPPEHRPITRQHSSGVDLSASVSRGPPDLSDIPEDTTRELVRMAPGFVTMKDGRGLDPTLMEQQRKKLQEMVSSIQASMERHLREQQSATAAVSGASQERTGGTKTGTSQPTSTASHELPAAEGATGGGKTDGKEEEPEEMDSQEAGQSNTTEPMDHS; this comes from the exons ATGTCGCTGCTACAGAGCTCAAAGAAGAAAGACAAGCGTATTTTGTCTGGTACCTGCCCAGACCCGAAATGTCAGGCGAGGCTCTTCTTCCCAGCTTACGGCTCCATTAGCATCGAGTGCACGGAATGTGGACAGCGACACGAACAGAAGAGCCTGTTAAATGTGGAGGAAGTGACTGACCCTGATGTTGTTCTCCATAACCTGCTTAGAAACGCCCTGCTCGGCGTCACTGGGGCCCCGAAGAAAGGCACGGAGCTGGTGAAAGTGATGGGGCTGTCCAACTACCACTGCAAGCTGCTGTCTCCCGTTCTCACCCGGTATGGAATGGATAAACAAACCGGGAAAGCCAAACTGCTGAGGGAGATGAACCAGGGGGAGATGTTTGACTGCTCCCTTTTAGGTGACAGGGCTTTCCTCATTGAGCCCGACCATGTCTCCACTATGGGCTATGGTAAAGACAGATCTGGGAGCCTTATCTACCTCCATGACACTCTGGAGGAGGTAAAGAAAGCCAACAGCAACAGAGAATGTCTCATCCCTGTGCATGTGGATGGAGACGGGCACTGCCTGGTCCACGCCGTGTCCAGAGCTCTGGTTGGTAGAGAACTGTTCTGGCATGCCCTGAGAGAAAACTTAAAGCAGAACTTCAAGCAGAACCTGGACAGCTACAAGGCACTGTTTCAGGATTTTATTGATTCAGCAGAGTGGGAGGACATCATTAACGAGTGCGACCCCCTTTTCATCCCACCAGAGGGCGTCCCGCTCGGACTTCGCAACATCCACATCTTTGGTTTAGCCAATGTCCTCCACAGACCCATTATCCTGCTGGACTCTCTGAGCGGGATGAGGAGCTCCGGGGATTACTCCGCCACCTTCCTGCCTGGGCTTGTAGCAGAGGAGCAGTGTAAAGGGAAGGACGGGAAGCTCAACAAACCCATCTGTATCGCATGGAGCAGCTCAAGCAGGAACCATTACATCCCTCTGGTGGGGATCAAAAACAGCGTCCTGCCCAAACTGCCACCCCGCCTGCTCCCCAAGGCGTGGGGAGTCCCTCAGGAGCTCATTAAGAAGTACATCAAGCTTGAGTCTGATGGGAGCTGCGTGATCGGTGGAGACCGCAGCTTGCAGGACAAATACTTGATGCGGCTGGTCAACGCCATGGAGGAGGTGTTCATGGAGAAGCACAGCATCCACCCGTCTCTTGTGGCAGATGTGCATCAGTATGTTTACAGACGCACAGGTGTCATCGGCATCCAGCCTGAAGAGGTTACCGAAGCGGCGAAGAAGTCTGTCATGGAGAACCGGCTGCACCGCTGCCTGATTTGTGGAGCCCTTTCCGAGCTCCACGTCCCGTCTGAGTGGCTGATTCCAGGCGGGAAGCTCTACAACCTGGCAAAGTCCACCCATGGCCAGCTGCGGCCTGATAAGAACTACAGCTTCCCCCTTAACAACGTCGTCTGCTCCTACGACCCTCACAGAGATGTCCTCATCCCTGATTATAAACTGAGCTCCCTTAACACCTGCAACTGGTGTCATGGCACCTCGGTGCGCCATATTCGTGGTAATGGGTCAGTGGTTTATCTAGATGGGGACAGAACCAACACCCGCTCCCAGGGAGGGAAGTGTGGATGTGGTTTTAAACACTACTGGGAGGGGAAGGAGTATGATAATCTCCCCGAGGCCTTCCCAATCACACTAGAGTGGGGGGGCCGAGTAGTAAGAGAGACAGTGTACTGGTTCCAGTATGAAACTGACCTGGCTTTGAACAGCAATGTGTACGATGTGGCTATGAAGCTGGTCACCAAACACTTTCCTGGAGAGTTTGGCAGTGAGATCCTAGTGCAGAAAGTCGTCAACACCATCCTGCATCACACAGCTAAAAAGAACCCAGATGAGTACAACCCAGTGTCCATCGACGGTGCTCACGCCCAGCGTCTCACGGACACCACAGAGACCCCACAGGTGACAGACCCCCAGCCTCCCACTAAGATCATTCTGACGGGTCAGAAGGCAAAGACGCTCCACAAAGAGGAGCTTACAATGAGCCGAGCGGAGCGCAGCATCCAGCAGAGCATCAGTGAGCAGGCTTTGGTTTCCCAGAAAAGACGGACAGACAAACTGAAGCAGGAGCAGAAACCACACGCTCGAGCATCGTCTCCAAGCGGCTCTCCTGaaacctcctcctcttctgctcCAGCTACGCCCACCAAGTCCTCATCCCCATCATCTTCCAGTAAGGAGAAGAAGATCCGTGTGACCACCAATGACGGTAGGCAGGCCATGCTGACCCTGCAGGCCCACACCACCTtctcagagctgcagaggagCATCACCAACCAGTTCGGTGTACCACCAGAGCAGCAGTGCATCCGTTACGGCTTTCCACCTAAAGAACTGTCACCACCGAAAGACAGCGAGGAGAACGAGCCGGTGGCACTGCAGCACGGTGACAGGGTGACAGTGGAGATTCTGAGGGGCCCTGAGGATCACAAGAGCCCCGCCTCCTCCATACCACGGGCTTCAAGCTCGCACTCAGCGCTGCACTCAGTGAAGAGTGAGGACAGTGGAAGGATGAGCAGCCGGGAGCTTCAGGACAGCATCGACCTGGAGATGtcctccctctgtctcctcGCAACATTGATGg GTGAAGATGTCTGGTCATATGCCAAAAAGTTGCCGCATTTATTCCAACAGGGAGGGGTCTTCTACAACATCGTCAAGAAAGACATGG GCCTGATGGATGGGAAGCACTGCACGCTGCCTCACTTGACGGGGAAAACGTTTGTTTATAACGCTGCAGAGGAGCGTCTGGAGCTCTGTGTGGACGCTGCAGGTCACTTCCCTGTTGGCCCTGATGTGGAGGAGCTTGTGAAGGAAGCTGTGGTTCAGCTGCGCTCAGAAGCAGCCTCCAGGGGCAGCAGAGAGGGCAGCCCCTCTCATGGCGTGCTGCGTCTGGGGAGTGGCGGTGTTGTTAGAAAGAAGGAGCAGCTGCAGAACGTCACTGCCTTCCAGGGTAAAGGTCACTCTCTGGGCAGTGCCGGTGGCTCATCCCCTCCAGAGCACCGGCCTATCACACGCCAGCACAGCAGCGGTGTGGACCTGAGTGCCAGCGTGTCCCGAGGTCCCCCTGATCTATCGGACATCCCTGAGGACACCACTCGGGAGCTGGTGCGCATGGCCCCGGGCTTCGTCACCATGAAGGACGGACGAGGTTTGGACCCAACTCTGAtggagcagcagaggaagaagtTGCAGGAGATGGTCTCCTCCATCCAAGCCTCCATGGAGCGTCATctcagagagcagcagagcgcCACCGCCGCAGTGAGTGGGGCCAGCCAGGAGCGAACAGGTGGGACAAAGACGGGGACAAGCCAACCTACGTCTACAGCATCCCATGAACTTCCAGCTGCAGAAGGAGCAACAGGGGGAGGGAAGACAGACGGGAAGGAGGAGGAACCAGAGGAGATGGATAGCCAGGAAGCTGGGCAGAGCAACACCACCGAACCCATGGACCACTCCTGA